In the genome of Candidatus Electrothrix rattekaaiensis, the window AGCATGACCAAACCCAACAGAGCAAGATAGCTGCCGATCAGTACCTCTGACGGGCTGCCGTCAGCAGCAGTCAGGACCGGGATCAGACAGGCCAACAGGGACAGGATGAAAATGCCTGTTCCGGGTGTTTTGTCGATCATCCGAAAAAATTCATACAGAGCGATAGCTGTACCGATGGTGAGAGCGCACCAAAACATAAAAGGAGGAGCCGACAACAGCAATATCCACAGTACAACCATGAATATTCCAGGGAGCAGACGTTGTTTCATAACATCGTATAGTTATTTTATATGAAACCGGTCGACTGTCAGCCCACCATTTTCATTTTTTTATTATCCCGGCCCGACAGGTCAGGAGAAGGGTGAAAAAAAAGAATGATCACGAAGCGGCACAGGCAGTTCCTGCCTGCTCACCGGTTTTCCCGAAACGTCGTTGACGCCCCGCATATTCCTCCAAGGCCTCAAGAAACTGGTCCCTGCGAAAATCCGGCCACTTAATATCTGTAAAATAGAGCTCCGCATAGGATAACTGCCAAAGCAGAAAATTGGACAGCCGCTGTTCGCCGCTGGTCCTGATCAGCAAATCCGGGTCAGGCTGACCTGTGGAGTAGAGATGGTCACTGAACAGCTGATCATCAATCTCCTCCGGCTTCAGCTCACCGGATACACATTTCCGACTGATCTCCTGCATAGCCCCGATCATTTCAGCCCGCGAACCATAGCTGAGGCAAAGATTCAGGCGCAGTTCGGAACAGTGCTCTGTCTCGGCAATGACTCTATCGAGCATCTTGCGCACATCATCAGGCAGGCGATCTTTCTGGCCAAAACATGCCAGACGAACTCCGTTTTTCTTCATAGTATCCAGCTCAGACTGCAAATAGGTCTTGAGCAGGGTCATGAGGCCCTTGACCTCCAGACCAGGACGCTGCCAATTTTCCGTGGAAAAGGCATACAGGGAAAGATGCCTGATCCCGACCTCGCGAGCTGTTTCCACCGCCTCACGCACGGAATCGGCTCCGGCCTTATGACCGAAGAGTCTGGGACGACGACGCTGTTGAGCCCAACGGCCATTACCGTCCATGATAATAGCCACATGCCGAGGAAGCGGGTCCGGGTAACGAGTTACATCCATAGTCTTCAAAGAGGCTAAACCTCCATAACCTCTTTTTCTTTACCAGCAGCTATCTCATCAATCCGGGTGATGAATTCATCCGTCACCTTCTGCACCTCTTCCTGATAGCGAAACATATCGTCTTCAGAAATTTCCTTGTCGTTCTTTTGTGCTTTAAAGGTATCGTTGGCATCACGTCGATCATTACGCACACCGACCTTGTACTCTTCAGAAATTTTCTTTACCTGCTTGACCAACTCCTTGCGCCGATCTTCGGTCAACTGAGGAATATTCAGCCGGATAACCTTGCCGTCATTGGCTGGTGTCAGGCCGAGATCAGAGGTCATGATCGCCTTTTCCAGCACAGCCAGCATCTGGGGGTCCCAAGGCTGGATTACAATCATTCGACTTTCAGGAACAGTGATCGTCCCTACCTGATCAACAGGCAGGTTGGAACCGTAGGCATTCACTTTAATTCTTTCCAGCAGGCTTCGGGAAGCACGACCGGTTCGGATACTGGTCAGCTCTCGTTTCAGCGCCTCAACCCTTTCCTCCATACTCTCTCTTGCCAGCTCTACAACCTCGTTTGCCATAACATCCTCCGGTGATATATCTTGTCCAATCTTTTATAGGCTACAAACACTCCTGTTGTACGACAACGTTGTGTGAAACCAGGAAGTATAATCAATTTTCATGATTTGCAAAGTTCATTTTTCTCTGTTGGTGTAAAAGAAGGGAGAGGACGCAACTATATCCTGAAAGTATACCGCAGAATAGGTAAAATGGAATGGAAAAGAGAATGCCGCAGGATACGGCTCTATTTTGAAGCCCGGTAGCCCGGTAGCCCGATAGGGTTGGGCAATATTTCGGTTCCTCCCAACCTGTTCTGATTTAAAAGCTGTCACGTTGCCAATGTTGTTCACGTTATTGCCCGTTGCCCACTCTACTGGCTGCCATTTCATTCTGACCGCCGGGGCTGGTTGCGCAATTCCGCAGAAACGGTTATATTTTCCGTATGAAAAACAACACTTGCGGCAGCCCTTGATCGGGCTGTTCCCGGAGGCGACACTATGAAATCATTTCTGAAAAAATATTTTGATCAGGGACGGCAGGAAGGACGTCAGGAAGGAGAGGTCCGGCTGCTGCTCCGGCTGCTGCGCAAACGTTTCGGCGATCTGCCCGGCTGGGCCGAGGAGCGGCTGCGCCTCGCTTCTTCCGCGATGCTGGAAACCTGGTCGGAACGGATTCTGACGGCCTCCACTCTGGACGAGGTGTTTTCCGAACAGAACCGATAAGCCCGGTAGGGTGGGCAATGTTTCGGTTCCTCCCGACCTATTTTAATTTAGAAGCTGTCACTTTGCTGACTTTGTTCACGTTATCGCCCGTTGTCTACTCTACTAGCTGATATGCATCAAATTACGACCATGAAAAAAAAACTTTCAGAAAAAGAAGAGAAGGAATTTCAAGAGTGGCTTAAGAGGGATGATGATTCGACCTGTGAAACCTATCACGATTATGCCACCTACGTTCTTCCTGATTTAGATTATAAATATCAACTGATTGCAATAAAAAACTTAGTGGCTGTTCATAAAGATATTTCCGATAAAAATACTCAAGAGATAGAAACTTTAAATGAAGCTATAGAAAAAGTAACAAGAAGGGATTACAAAGAATATTTATTTGGCCAGCGAGGAGAACAGTTATATGTTAATAGTTACGTGAATGCAGCACATAGCATGGCTGCGGTTGGTATGTTGGCTCCTTTTATGGAATCAATTTTCTTTCAATCTTTTCTCGGCATAGAAAAAGGTGAAAACGAATCTTTTTTCCCAGACCTCAATATAGACCTCGTTGAAAACAAATCTTCTAATCTTCATCAGCGGTGGGTGCAAGCTACCCATGAGAAATGGGATTGTCATTTTGTATGGCATAAAAATCGTCGCCAAGAGGATTTAGTTAAAGGTATTTTGCAATTATCTGAGGCGACAGGTCTTAAGGAATTTCTTCCTGAAGATTTGGAGATTACCTTAAAGGTATTATTTGCTTATCGGAACAAAATGTTTCATTTTGGATTAGAATGGCCTTCAGAAGAACGTGAGAAATTCTGGCAACGTATTCAAAATGAAAAATGGCCTTCTAACTGGATAGAAGCAGCAACAAAAAACAATGACGAACATTTGATTATCTATATTTCAGATGCGTTTATAACGCATTGTTTAGATAGTGCCGAAGCAATCATTGATGGTATATCTCGTTTTGTTTTTAAGGCTGCTGAGCAACAACTCAAGCAATATAACAAGCGGGTATCGGAAAACTAGGTAGGGTCTACTTGAGTGCAACGAAAGAGAACAGAGAAAGGAGAGGAGGAATTAGAAAACCGGAACTACCCCGCCTTTCATTCAAGACGGAGCAGTTTCTTCAACGCAGGGGAGAACTACTGATTCAGCAGCTCACGCAGCCGTTTGGAAGGACGGAAAGAAACCATCTTCCGCTTGGTGATCATCATAGACTCACCAGTACGGGGATTACGCCCGCGACGGGGAGACTTATCCCGCACGGTCAGGGTGCCGAACTGAACCAGCTTGAGCGACTCTCCGCCCACCAAGGTTTCTTTCATGGATGCAAAAATCGTATCAACGAGCTCTGCGGAATTGCGTTGGGACAAGTCGAGTTCTTTGTTAATCGCAACAGCGAGCTCTTTCCTGGTAACATTGCCTTTTTTCCCGTTACCTTCGTCGCTACTTGTTTTTTTCTTTGTTTCTTTTTTCATTTTACTCTTTTCCTTCTCGATATCGACCGCCGAAGCGGGACATCAGTGCATTGACTATTTTTTCGTGAAAGCCGTCAACTGTGGCATCGTCCAAGGTTTTTTCATCAGAACGATAGGTAACAGTCAAGGCGACGCTTTTCATACCCTCATCAATGGGTTTACCGCTGTAAACATCAAAAATATCTGCATACACAACATGCTGCTTCTTATGCGCCCGTATCTCCTGCAACAGATCTCCGGCAGCCGCGCTTTCCGGCACCAGCAGGGCAATATCACGCTTTACTGACGGATAACGGGACAATGGAGTAAATGCCTTCTCAATCGTCGGCAATTCCAGCAGGGCACCCAGTTCAAGCTCAACAAAAAAGACATCCTGCTTAATGGAAAACGCCTGGGCAGCCTGTTTACTCAACTTGCCGATCAGGCCCAGTTGGTTTTCGCCATCCATAATACGAAGAGAAAGGCCTGTATCCGCGTAAGTACAGGTAAAGGTACACTCTGGAGCAGCTGATGATGACGCATCGCCAGCCCCGTCAACAGCCTGAAAGAGAATATCCCCTGATTTCCCCTGAAGACGCAGTGTTTGCAAAAGGCTCTGGACAGCCCCTTTTATATCATAGAAATCCGCATACTCCTCGGAAAAATAGAGCGGAGAAGATGCCGGATAACGGGCCCCACTGATAACAGCACAGAGCTGATAGCGTTCTCCCGGTTGCTGAGCTGGATCACGCAGGGTAAACACCTTGCCAATCTCAAAAAGACGAATATCAGCTTGTTGAAAATTGATATTGCGCCGAATATTTTCCAGGATGCCGGGCAGCAGCATAGTACGCATCACCGACTGATCCTCGGTCAGCGGATTGAGCAGGCGCACGCATTGCCTTCGAGGATCTTCTTGGCTGATCCCCAGCATATCACAATGTTTTTCCGCAACAAAGGAGTAGTTAATGGCCTCGTAAAAACCAGAGCGGACAAATGCGGATGCTGTCTCCTGTCTGAGCCGACGCATCTCATCGCGCTGCGGATAATCCATAGAGATGTTTGGGCGGGCTGTGGGGATCTCATTATACCCCACCAGCCGGGCCAACTCTTCCACCAGATCAACCTCGCGTTCAATGTCCACCCGAAAAGCAGGCACTGTCACGGTAAGGGTTGCGCTGTCTTCATCAGCCACTGTAAAATCAATACCGCGTAAGTAGGTAGCAATCTGCTGGCCGGTCAGAGTAATGCCGAGCAATGCATTAACACGTTCAACTCGCAGGTCGAGTTGGAGCAGCTCTTTTTTGCCGGGATAGAGATCCACCCCGTCTGCAACCTGGGCATCAGCCAACTCACAGATGAGCTGCACAGCTCGTTCCATTGCCTCGGTCACGCCGTCAGGGTTTATTCCACGCTCAAAACGGTAGGAGGCCTCGGTGGACAAGTTGAGCTTACGGGCAGTACGACGCACAGAAACCGGATCAAAGCAGGCCGACTCCAGGAGAATCTCTGTTGTCTTCTCAGTCACCTCGGAATGGAGCCCGCCCATGACGCCTGCCACGGCAACAGGTTTTTCTCCATCACAGATCATGAGCATATCCGGCTCGATTTTTCGCTCGCTCTGATCCAAGGTCGTAAAGGTCGTCTCATCCGTCCGAGGACAACGTACCTCAATGGTCTTGCCTGCAAGCTCCTGAAAATCAAAGGCATGGAGCGGCTGACCGTATTCCAGCATCACAAAATTGGTAATATCCACGATATTATTGATCGGACGCATTCCCACAGCAAGGAGCTGTCGTTGCAGCCACCACGGGGAGGGTTTGATCACAACGCCTGTCAATTTACGGGCAGCATAACGTGGGCAGAGTTCCGGTTCGCTGATCTTAACTGTGAACTCAGAGGTCGAATCACCAAGTTCAGGCAAGGACGATACTGGTGGGGTAACCTTTTGTTCGGTAAAGCCAGCAACCTCACGGGCAATACCAAGCACAGCCGTACAATCTGGACGATTGGGAGTGAGATCAATCTCGATCATGGTGTCGGAGAGATCCAGCACCTCGGCCAGAGACTGCCCGGATGCCAGCGAGGAATCCAACTCAATGATTCCAGCGTGTTCTTCGCCTATGCCCAGCTCACGCCAAGAACAAAGCATACCCAGAGAAACTTCGCCCCGCACCTTGGCCTTTTTGATTTTCATCCCGCCGGGCAGCGTAACACCGGGACGGGCAATGGCTGTTATCAGGCCGGGTCGTACATTGGAGGCTCCACAGACAATGGGTACTTTTTCCTCACCGATCTCCACCTCGCAAAGACTGAGCCGATCAGCGTTGGGATGTTTTGCCACGGAAAGAACTTTTGCCGTTTGGATAGCGTCAAGGCCGACATAGAGTTCCTCAACCGCATCAACTTCCAGGCCGAGCATGGTCAGGCGTTCCGCCAGCTGATCAGGAGTCAGACTGTCCAGAGAAATATACTTACCAAGCCAGCTGAGGGTAAATTTCATGGGAATATATCAATTCGTGAGGTAACGGTTCTGAAAATTTTATGACCGGGCTGCTTTACTCGGCTATACAACGGAAGGATTAAAACTGGTGAAGGAATCGAAGATCGTTTTCGTAATAGAGGCGAATATCATCAATACCGTACTTGAGCATGGCGATGCGCTCTACCCCGAGACCGAAGGCAAACCCGGAAAATTCGTCTGGATCATAGCCGACCATTTTCATAACCTCCGGATCAATCAAGCCCGCTCCAAGTATTTCCAACCATCCTGTTCGCTTACAGACTCTGCATCCTGCCCCTTGGCAGATAACACAGGCAATATCTACTTCCGCACTAGGCTCGGTAAACGGAAAAAAGCTCGGACGAAAACGAAGGGGTAAATCCCCTTTGAAAATACGGCGGGTAAAGGTGGTCAGCACTCCTTTGAGATCCGCAAAGGAGACGCTACGGTCAACCAAAAACCCCTCGACCTGATGAAACATTGGTGTATGGGTGATATCGGAATCACAGCGATATACCTTGCCCGGCGCGATATAACGAAGAGGAGGCTCCTGATTTTCCATAATCCTAGCCTGCATAGGCGAGGTATGGGTCCGCAGCAGCAAAGAATCAGACACATAAAAGGTGTCATGCATATCCCTAGCCGGATGGTGCTTGGGGATATTGAGGGCCTCGAAGTTGTAATAATCGGTTTCAACATCCGGCCCTTCGGCAACAGCAAAACCCATTCCCTCAAAAACAGCGCAGATCTCCTCCATCACCTGGGTGACAGGATGAAGCTTGCCGCAAGGAAGAAAGCGACCAGGTAGGCTGAGATCAACAGCCTCAGCCGCATGCGCCTGTTCTCCGGCTGCTATCTCTTCCTTTTTCCCAAGAAAGAGTGCTTCTACCTCTTTCTTCACCGTATTTGCAAGCTGGCCAAGACGAGGCCGATCTTCCTTGGGGGCCTGACTCAATTCCTTCATCACTGATGAAAGAAGGCCTTTCCGCCCGAGAAATGTAACCCGGAACTCCTCTAAGCTCTGCTGGTCGCTGATGGCAGACAAAGCCTCAACAGCTTCGGCTTTCAGGCTTTGCAGTCTGTTTTCCATTGTGCGCGTCTTCTCTCAGGCTCTCAGGTATCAGACTGCAGCTTCAAGACCGGCAGCTTTGACAACCTCGGTGAATGCACTCGGGTCAACAATGGCCAGATGGGACAGCACCTTGCGGTCAAGCTCAATCCCTGCCTGCTGCAGAGCGTGAATCAGCTTACTGTAGCTGGTGTTATTCAACTGAGCAGCAGCACCAATACGGGTGATCCACAGGCGGCGGAAATTTCGCTTATTGGTTCTTCTATCCCGATAGGCGTAGCACAACGCGCGATCAACAGCTTCTGTCGCGGTGCGATACAGGCGACTTCGGCCTCCCCGGAACCCTTTAGCTTGCTTTAAAACTTTATTTCTTCTGCGGCGGGCCTTGAACCCGCGTGTTACGCGTGGCATCCTTGCACTCCATGTAGTACAAAATTTACTAAAAAAGTCGTTCTATACATCATCCAAACTCGATACTAACCGATGCTCCAAGGGAGCCGCACGGTCTTACCTCTGCTTACTGCTTACTGCTTAAAGGTAGGGCAGCATACGTCGGACTGCCTTGGTATCAGCTGCATCAATTAATCCGCTTTGGCGCAGATTACGTTTCCGCTTGGTTGATTTACTGGTCAGAATATGTGAGGTAAAGGCCTTACTTCTCCGAATTTTACCGGTACCGGTCGCTTTAAAACGCTTGGCCGCCCCTCGGTTGGTCTTCATCTTTGGCATGATACGTTCCTTGTTGTTCAAGAGTCTGAAAAAATCTCAGAAGCTCGTTTGGTTTATTACTTTTTTCGATCAGTCTGCGATTAATCAGGCTTTCGGACCGACAAACATAACAAGCTGTCGTCCTTCCATTTTCGGCTCCTGCAGAATAACACAATCTTCACGCAGGCTGTCGGCAATCTTACGAATCGCCTCAAGGCCGACAGATTGAGCATAGATAATTTCCCGACCGCGAAACTGCATCGTCACTTTGACCTTATTCTTCTTCTCAAGAAATCGCTTTATCTTCTTGATCTTAAAATCCAAGTCATGTTCTTCAGTCTTGGGACGAAACTTAATCTCTTTTGTCTCAATAACCGTCTGTTTTTTCTTTGCTTCCTGTTGCTTCTTTTTTAACTCGTACCGGTATTTGTCATAATTCATAATTCGACAAACCGGAGGCTTGGCCTTATCTGAGACCTCAACCAAATCAAGCCCTACATCATCAGCAAGCTGTCGCGCTTTTGCTGTAGAAACAACACCGATTTGCTCGCCTTCAGCTCCGATCAATCGGACCTCCAGATAGCGAATCGCTTCATTGACTTTTGACTTAATTTCCTGCTTCTGCGGAAGTTTTCTGCCTCTTCGTTTAATGTTCGGATCCTCCTGATTAATCCAATACCAATACAGCCTGTCAGGCCGTCCCCTGTTCGCACTCCTTGCTCACCAAGTCCGCAAACTCCTGCGGCGTCATGGGAGGTAGGTTGTCTCCGTTGCGCTTACGTACTGTTACGGTACCTTCTTCCATCTCCCGATCACCGATAATCAGCATATACGGTGTCTTCATCATCTGGGCTTCCCGGATCTTGTAATTCAGTTTCTCATTCCGCAGATCCTGCTCAACCCGAACCCCGGCCTGTCGCAGCTCAGTATAAATCTTAGAGCAATACTCGGCCTGGGCATCTGTTATATTTAAAATTCTTGCCTGTTCCGGGGCCATCCAAAGCGGAAAAGCACCGGCGTAATGTTCTATGAGTACGCCGATAAAACGCTCAAGAGATCCCATCAAAGCACGATGAATCATGATCGGCTGATGTTCCGCCCCGTCCTGGCCGGTATAGGTCATACCAAAGCGCTCAGGCAGGTTAAAATCAACCTGAATAGTGGAACACTGCCAAGAACGGCCCAGCTGATCCTTGATCTTGATATCAATCTTGGGGCCGTAAAAAACACCTTCGCCCGGATC includes:
- the pheT gene encoding phenylalanine--tRNA ligase subunit beta codes for the protein MKFTLSWLGKYISLDSLTPDQLAERLTMLGLEVDAVEELYVGLDAIQTAKVLSVAKHPNADRLSLCEVEIGEEKVPIVCGASNVRPGLITAIARPGVTLPGGMKIKKAKVRGEVSLGMLCSWRELGIGEEHAGIIELDSSLASGQSLAEVLDLSDTMIEIDLTPNRPDCTAVLGIAREVAGFTEQKVTPPVSSLPELGDSTSEFTVKISEPELCPRYAARKLTGVVIKPSPWWLQRQLLAVGMRPINNIVDITNFVMLEYGQPLHAFDFQELAGKTIEVRCPRTDETTFTTLDQSERKIEPDMLMICDGEKPVAVAGVMGGLHSEVTEKTTEILLESACFDPVSVRRTARKLNLSTEASYRFERGINPDGVTEAMERAVQLICELADAQVADGVDLYPGKKELLQLDLRVERVNALLGITLTGQQIATYLRGIDFTVADEDSATLTVTVPAFRVDIEREVDLVEELARLVGYNEIPTARPNISMDYPQRDEMRRLRQETASAFVRSGFYEAINYSFVAEKHCDMLGISQEDPRRQCVRLLNPLTEDQSVMRTMLLPGILENIRRNINFQQADIRLFEIGKVFTLRDPAQQPGERYQLCAVISGARYPASSPLYFSEEYADFYDIKGAVQSLLQTLRLQGKSGDILFQAVDGAGDASSSAAPECTFTCTYADTGLSLRIMDGENQLGLIGKLSKQAAQAFSIKQDVFFVELELGALLELPTIEKAFTPLSRYPSVKRDIALLVPESAAAGDLLQEIRAHKKQHVVYADIFDVYSGKPIDEGMKSVALTVTYRSDEKTLDDATVDGFHEKIVNALMSRFGGRYREGKE
- the rpmI gene encoding 50S ribosomal protein L35 — encoded protein: MPKMKTNRGAAKRFKATGTGKIRRSKAFTSHILTSKSTKRKRNLRQSGLIDAADTKAVRRMLPYL
- the frr gene encoding ribosome recycling factor: MANEVVELARESMEERVEALKRELTSIRTGRASRSLLERIKVNAYGSNLPVDQVGTITVPESRMIVIQPWDPQMLAVLEKAIMTSDLGLTPANDGKVIRLNIPQLTEDRRKELVKQVKKISEEYKVGVRNDRRDANDTFKAQKNDKEISEDDMFRYQEEVQKVTDEFITRIDEIAAGKEKEVMEV
- a CDS encoding isoprenyl transferase — encoded protein: MDVTRYPDPLPRHVAIIMDGNGRWAQQRRRPRLFGHKAGADSVREAVETAREVGIRHLSLYAFSTENWQRPGLEVKGLMTLLKTYLQSELDTMKKNGVRLACFGQKDRLPDDVRKMLDRVIAETEHCSELRLNLCLSYGSRAEMIGAMQEISRKCVSGELKPEEIDDQLFSDHLYSTGQPDPDLLIRTSGEQRLSNFLLWQLSYAELYFTDIKWPDFRRDQFLEALEEYAGRQRRFGKTGEQAGTACAAS
- a CDS encoding DUF4351 domain-containing protein, with translation MKSFLKKYFDQGRQEGRQEGEVRLLLRLLRKRFGDLPGWAEERLRLASSAMLETWSERILTASTLDEVFSEQNR
- the rplT gene encoding 50S ribosomal protein L20; translation: MPRVTRGFKARRRRNKVLKQAKGFRGGRSRLYRTATEAVDRALCYAYRDRRTNKRNFRRLWITRIGAAAQLNNTSYSKLIHALQQAGIELDRKVLSHLAIVDPSAFTEVVKAAGLEAAV
- the infC gene encoding translation initiation factor IF-3; protein product: MYWYWINQEDPNIKRRGRKLPQKQEIKSKVNEAIRYLEVRLIGAEGEQIGVVSTAKARQLADDVGLDLVEVSDKAKPPVCRIMNYDKYRYELKKKQQEAKKKQTVIETKEIKFRPKTEEHDLDFKIKKIKRFLEKKNKVKVTMQFRGREIIYAQSVGLEAIRKIADSLREDCVILQEPKMEGRQLVMFVGPKA
- a CDS encoding integration host factor subunit alpha, which produces MKKETKKKTSSDEGNGKKGNVTRKELAVAINKELDLSQRNSAELVDTIFASMKETLVGGESLKLVQFGTLTVRDKSPRRGRNPRTGESMMITKRKMVSFRPSKRLRELLNQ
- the pheS gene encoding phenylalanine--tRNA ligase subunit alpha, whose amino-acid sequence is MENRLQSLKAEAVEALSAISDQQSLEEFRVTFLGRKGLLSSVMKELSQAPKEDRPRLGQLANTVKKEVEALFLGKKEEIAAGEQAHAAEAVDLSLPGRFLPCGKLHPVTQVMEEICAVFEGMGFAVAEGPDVETDYYNFEALNIPKHHPARDMHDTFYVSDSLLLRTHTSPMQARIMENQEPPLRYIAPGKVYRCDSDITHTPMFHQVEGFLVDRSVSFADLKGVLTTFTRRIFKGDLPLRFRPSFFPFTEPSAEVDIACVICQGAGCRVCKRTGWLEILGAGLIDPEVMKMVGYDPDEFSGFAFGLGVERIAMLKYGIDDIRLYYENDLRFLHQF